In Streptomyces alboniger, the following are encoded in one genomic region:
- a CDS encoding HNH endonuclease has translation MPHVLVLNASYEPLGVVPLRRALVLVLENKALCLEESGAFMHSEKCTVPAPSVVRLKRFVRVPYRGPVPLTRRALFARDGGRCMYCGGVATSVDHVIPKSRGGRHAWDNVVASCRRCNHVKADRHLMELGWRLRHKPAPPSGLAWRIIGTGHRDPRWLPYLQPFGADDAMARIDGISA, from the coding sequence GTGCCGCACGTCCTGGTCCTCAACGCGTCGTACGAGCCCCTTGGCGTCGTACCGCTCCGCCGCGCGCTCGTCCTCGTCCTGGAGAACAAGGCTCTCTGCCTCGAGGAATCCGGCGCCTTCATGCACAGCGAGAAGTGCACCGTCCCCGCACCCAGCGTGGTCCGCCTCAAGCGGTTCGTCCGGGTCCCTTACCGGGGGCCCGTTCCTCTGACCAGACGGGCGCTCTTCGCCCGCGACGGCGGTCGGTGCATGTACTGCGGTGGCGTCGCAACCAGCGTCGACCACGTCATCCCCAAGAGCCGGGGCGGCCGGCACGCCTGGGACAACGTGGTGGCGTCCTGCCGCCGCTGCAACCACGTCAAGGCCGACCGGCACCTCATGGAGCTGGGCTGGCGGCTGCGGCACAAGCCCGCGCCGCCCTCGGGCCTCGCGTGGCGCATCATCGGGACCGGCCATAGGGATCCGCGCTGGCTGCCCTATTTGCAGCCGTTCGGCGCGGACGACGCGATGGCTCGGATCGATGGCATTTCCGCCTAG
- a CDS encoding mechanosensitive ion channel family protein: MFLSVLSAAGTDPDDTPKPTPKPPTFEDAQESAGNAASWVEQNWSTWLGIGLRIMLILAIAIVLRILVRRAITKLIDRMNRTANAVDGTALGGLLVNVERRRQRSQAIGSVLRSVASFLILGTAALMILGAFEINLAPLLASAGVAGVAIGFGARNLVTDFLSGVFMILEDQYGVGDSIDAGVASGEVIEVGLRVTKLRGDNGEIWYVRNGEVKRIGNLSQGWSTAGVDVTVRPDEDLDKVKATLAEVGEAMAKDEPWNERLWGPVEILGLDSVLLDSMVIRVSAKTMPGQSLGVERELRWRIKRAFDEAGIRIVGGLPLQPAEEAGADPAAGVAAPSAYASTTSPQSLATAPITPPPNLSK; the protein is encoded by the coding sequence GTGTTCCTGTCCGTCCTTTCGGCCGCCGGAACGGACCCGGACGACACGCCGAAGCCGACGCCGAAACCGCCCACGTTCGAGGACGCCCAGGAGAGCGCCGGGAACGCGGCGAGCTGGGTCGAGCAGAACTGGTCCACGTGGCTCGGCATCGGCCTGCGCATCATGCTGATCCTCGCGATCGCGATCGTCCTGCGCATCCTGGTCCGGCGCGCCATCACCAAGCTCATAGACCGCATGAACCGCACGGCGAACGCCGTGGACGGCACGGCGCTCGGCGGGCTGCTGGTGAACGTGGAGCGCCGCCGTCAGCGCTCTCAGGCCATCGGGTCCGTGCTCCGCTCGGTGGCGTCGTTCCTGATCCTCGGCACGGCGGCCCTGATGATCCTCGGCGCCTTCGAGATCAACCTCGCTCCGCTGCTCGCCTCGGCGGGTGTGGCGGGCGTCGCGATCGGTTTCGGCGCCCGCAACCTCGTCACGGACTTCCTCTCCGGTGTCTTCATGATCCTGGAGGACCAGTACGGGGTGGGGGACTCGATCGACGCGGGCGTGGCCTCCGGTGAGGTGATAGAGGTCGGTCTGCGCGTCACCAAGCTGCGCGGCGACAACGGCGAGATCTGGTACGTCCGCAACGGCGAGGTCAAGCGCATCGGCAACCTCTCCCAGGGCTGGTCCACGGCGGGCGTCGACGTGACGGTCCGTCCGGACGAGGACCTGGACAAGGTGAAGGCGACCCTGGCCGAGGTCGGCGAGGCCATGGCCAAGGACGAGCCGTGGAACGAGCGCCTGTGGGGCCCGGTGGAGATCCTCGGCCTGGACAGTGTCCTGCTGGACTCCATGGTGATCCGCGTCTCGGCGAAGACGATGCCGGGCCAGTCCCTGGGCGTCGAGCGGGAGCTGCGCTGGCGCATCAAGCGGGCGTTCGACGAGGCGGGCATCCGCATCGTGGGCGGCCTGCCGCTCCAGCCGGCGGAGGAGGCGGGCGCCGACCCCGCGGCGGGCGTGGCGGCCCCGTCGGCGTACGCCTCGACGACGTCCCCCCAGTCGCTGGCGACGGCACCGATAACCCCGCCGCCGAACCTCTCGAAGTAG
- a CDS encoding ROK family transcriptional regulator: MAAGSTPGAPGTPGTPRVLRAMNDRAVLDLLVAHGPLTRTRIGELTGLSKPTTSQLLGRLEAAGLVHTTGSLSGRPGPNALLYEIDPGAGHVAALSADPTGITALVADITGTVLGRERVEAEAVAEDVRHRTAQLVAEAVDGALRRAGLAHDDLRAAVIGTPGAIDPHTGQLRYAPHLPGWHSRTLRDDLAAVLGTPVDIENDVNLAAVAEQYEGAAQDHDNYVLTWLDEGVGAAIVLGGTLLRGATGGAGEIGYMPLPGAPLAKDGPDGDGGFESLVAAAVVRDLAGPGATLADALADGAVLAEVARRIATGIAAVVAVVDPELVVLSGAVAQAGGDKLRVHVEEELTGLALPRPQIRISELDGDPILTGALRSALTQARDQVFDTA; the protein is encoded by the coding sequence ATGGCAGCAGGGAGTACTCCGGGGGCCCCGGGGACCCCGGGCACGCCGCGCGTCCTGCGGGCCATGAACGACCGGGCGGTCCTGGATCTCCTCGTCGCCCACGGGCCCCTCACCCGCACCCGCATCGGCGAGCTGACGGGCCTGTCCAAGCCCACCACCTCGCAGCTCCTCGGGCGCCTCGAAGCCGCCGGGCTCGTGCACACCACCGGGAGCCTCAGCGGGCGCCCGGGGCCCAACGCCCTGCTGTACGAGATCGACCCGGGCGCCGGGCACGTGGCGGCGCTGTCCGCCGATCCGACCGGCATCACCGCCCTCGTCGCCGACATCACCGGTACCGTCCTCGGCCGCGAGCGCGTGGAGGCCGAAGCCGTCGCGGAGGACGTCCGCCACCGCACCGCCCAGCTCGTCGCGGAGGCCGTCGACGGGGCGCTGCGCCGGGCGGGCCTCGCCCACGACGACCTGCGGGCCGCGGTGATCGGCACCCCCGGCGCCATCGACCCGCACACCGGCCAGCTGCGCTACGCCCCGCACCTGCCCGGCTGGCACTCCCGCACCCTGCGCGACGACCTCGCCGCGGTGCTCGGCACACCGGTCGACATCGAGAACGACGTGAATCTGGCCGCGGTCGCCGAGCAGTACGAAGGCGCCGCCCAGGACCACGACAACTACGTGCTGACCTGGCTCGACGAAGGCGTCGGAGCCGCCATCGTGCTGGGCGGCACCCTGCTGCGCGGCGCCACCGGCGGCGCGGGCGAGATCGGTTACATGCCGCTGCCGGGCGCCCCGCTGGCCAAGGACGGCCCCGACGGCGACGGCGGCTTCGAGAGCCTGGTCGCCGCCGCGGTCGTCCGCGACCTCGCGGGCCCCGGCGCGACGCTCGCCGACGCCCTCGCCGACGGCGCCGTCCTCGCCGAGGTCGCCCGCCGCATCGCCACCGGCATCGCCGCGGTCGTCGCCGTGGTGGATCCGGAACTTGTCGTGCTCTCCGGCGCGGTGGCCCAGGCGGGCGGCGACAAGCTGCGGGTCCACGTCGAGGAGGAGCTGACCGGGCTCGCCCTGCCCCGCCCCCAGATCCGCATCAGTGAACTCGACGGCGACCCGATCCTCACCGGCGCGCTCCGCTCGGCGCTCACCCAGGCCCGCGACCAGGTCTTCGACACGGCCTGA
- a CDS encoding ABC transporter substrate-binding protein: MPRWRLPTCASAALAAAGLLLSGCANPSVGSANDDPTKPVTLKFWHGWAAPGEVEAVNASIERFERLHPHIEVESTGNVTDATINQALRAGGDKAPDVVSSFTTNNVGQYCDSGMWVDLDPFLRKTGIDKREVFPKTLLDYTSYQGNQCALPLLADAYGMYYNKDAFKEAGIERPPRTMSEFKRAAKKLTVRSGKDSYERVGYMPNFRLYQGSPDRLFAQWGPRYFDADGHARLAEEPATYDFLKTSRQLADAQGGFDDLEKFRLTFGDEMSNQNAFLTGKLAMHLDGEWRGLMLDEAKADFDWGVAPLPVPDDQKDTYGRGFITGTVAGIAHSSKHQNAAWELVKFLTTNTNQVVDFANDIHNVPSTYAALKSPRLDADPRFRTFFRILESKHSKALPPSTNGGAYVVSLQDFSYSFEAGHVSDLRAGLRKLDDQIDADTLQSKS; encoded by the coding sequence ATGCCGCGATGGCGCCTGCCCACCTGCGCGTCCGCGGCGCTCGCCGCAGCCGGCCTGTTGCTCTCCGGCTGCGCCAATCCGAGCGTCGGCAGCGCGAACGACGACCCGACCAAGCCGGTCACCCTGAAGTTCTGGCACGGCTGGGCCGCGCCCGGCGAGGTCGAGGCCGTCAACGCGAGCATCGAGCGGTTCGAGCGGCTGCACCCCCACATCGAGGTGGAGTCCACCGGTAACGTCACGGACGCCACCATCAACCAGGCTCTGCGCGCGGGCGGCGACAAGGCCCCGGACGTGGTGTCCTCCTTCACCACCAACAACGTAGGGCAGTACTGCGACTCCGGGATGTGGGTCGACCTCGACCCGTTCCTGAGGAAGACGGGCATCGACAAGCGCGAGGTCTTCCCCAAGACACTGCTGGACTACACCAGCTACCAGGGCAACCAGTGCGCCCTGCCCCTCCTCGCCGACGCCTACGGCATGTACTACAACAAGGACGCCTTCAAGGAGGCGGGCATCGAACGCCCGCCGCGCACCATGTCCGAGTTCAAGCGGGCGGCGAAGAAGCTGACCGTGCGCAGCGGCAAGGACTCGTACGAGCGGGTGGGCTACATGCCCAACTTCCGGCTCTACCAGGGCAGCCCGGACCGGCTCTTCGCGCAGTGGGGCCCCCGGTACTTCGACGCCGACGGCCATGCGCGCCTCGCCGAGGAGCCCGCGACGTACGACTTCCTGAAGACCTCCCGCCAACTCGCCGACGCCCAGGGCGGCTTCGACGACCTGGAGAAGTTCCGGCTCACCTTCGGCGACGAGATGTCCAACCAGAACGCCTTCCTGACCGGGAAGCTCGCCATGCACCTGGACGGCGAGTGGCGCGGACTGATGCTCGACGAGGCGAAGGCCGACTTCGACTGGGGCGTCGCGCCGCTGCCCGTCCCCGACGACCAGAAGGACACCTACGGGCGCGGCTTCATCACCGGCACGGTCGCCGGCATCGCGCACAGCAGCAAGCACCAGAACGCCGCGTGGGAGCTGGTGAAATTCCTGACCACGAACACCAACCAGGTCGTGGACTTCGCCAACGACATCCACAACGTGCCGTCCACGTACGCGGCGCTGAAGTCGCCGCGCCTGGACGCCGATCCAAGGTTCCGCACCTTCTTCCGGATCCTGGAGAGCAAGCACAGCAAGGCCCTGCCGCCCTCCACGAACGGCGGCGCGTACGTCGTCTCGCTCCAGGACTTCTCGTACTCCTTCGAGGCCGGGCACGTGAGCGACCTGCGCGCCGGACTGAGGAAGCTCGACGACCAGATCGACGCCGACACGCTCCAGTCGAAGAGCTGA
- a CDS encoding carbohydrate ABC transporter permease — MALSLSRSLSNPARRRLRTLGFLSPWLVGFSVFFAYPLIATVYFSFMHYNQIKEPTFVGLRNWTYVFDQMPLFGPALWNTLWLVVIMVAVRVVFGLSLGLLITKIKTGAGFFRTAFYLPYLAPPVAATVAFVFLLNPGTGPVNEMLGAIGISGPNWFNDPDTAKPSLVLLSLWGIGDLMVIFMAALLDVPKEQYEAAELDGAGAWARFRYVTWPSITPIVMFAVVTGVVQTMQYYTQALVAGKVASGVNIGPGSVIQPGYPEHSTLTVPQLVYSMGFQNFNTGAACVLSLVLFAIAMAVTTLLMRKRSGLLAAED; from the coding sequence ATGGCACTTTCCCTCTCCAGATCCCTCTCGAATCCGGCGCGCCGCAGGCTCCGCACGCTCGGCTTCCTCTCCCCCTGGCTGGTCGGCTTCAGCGTCTTCTTCGCGTATCCGCTGATCGCGACCGTCTACTTCTCGTTCATGCACTACAACCAGATCAAGGAGCCCACCTTCGTGGGGCTCAGGAACTGGACGTACGTGTTCGACCAGATGCCGCTGTTCGGGCCCGCCCTGTGGAACACCCTGTGGCTGGTCGTGATCATGGTGGCCGTGCGGGTGGTCTTCGGGCTCTCGCTCGGGCTGCTCATCACGAAGATCAAGACGGGCGCCGGGTTCTTCCGCACCGCCTTCTACCTCCCCTACCTCGCCCCGCCGGTGGCCGCCACCGTCGCCTTCGTCTTCCTGCTCAACCCGGGCACGGGCCCCGTCAACGAGATGCTCGGCGCGATCGGCATCTCCGGGCCCAACTGGTTCAACGACCCGGACACCGCCAAGCCCTCGCTGGTACTGCTCTCCCTGTGGGGCATCGGCGACCTGATGGTGATCTTCATGGCCGCGCTGCTCGACGTGCCCAAGGAGCAGTACGAGGCCGCGGAGCTGGACGGCGCCGGGGCGTGGGCCAGGTTCCGGTACGTCACCTGGCCCTCGATCACGCCGATCGTGATGTTCGCGGTGGTCACGGGCGTCGTACAGACCATGCAGTACTACACGCAGGCCCTGGTGGCGGGGAAGGTCGCCTCCGGGGTCAACATCGGCCCGGGTTCGGTGATCCAGCCCGGCTACCCGGAGCACTCCACCCTGACGGTCCCCCAGCTCGTCTACTCGATGGGCTTCCAGAACTTCAACACCGGCGCGGCGTGCGTGCTCTCGCTCGTGCTCTTCGCCATCGCCATGGCCGTGACGACGCTCCTGATGCGCAAGCGCTCCGGACTGCTCGCGGCGGAGGACTGA
- a CDS encoding carbohydrate ABC transporter permease, translating into MTTTTLRAPAAPERTAPLRGPAAARARRKRILHWIAVHSVALAVALLFVLPFVFVFLTSVMSDSQAMSGELWPDSWNWSNYKTVFDTPGFLEWWRNSLLYAGLGTLLTVCSAIPVAYALAKFRFRGRRTAMLLVISTMMLPPQVIVIPMYLVWAQQLHLSGTLWPLIIPMAFGDAYSIFLLRQFLLTIPKEYIESAKVDGCGEFRTLVKIVVPMAKPGIAAIALFQFFYCWNDYFGPQIYAAQNPGAWTLSYGLESFKSAHSVNWNLTMAATLLVMAPVILVFFFAQKAFVEGVTLTGVKG; encoded by the coding sequence ATGACGACCACGACTCTCCGCGCGCCCGCCGCACCCGAACGGACCGCCCCGCTCCGGGGCCCCGCGGCCGCCCGCGCCCGCCGCAAGCGGATCCTGCACTGGATCGCCGTCCACAGCGTCGCCCTCGCGGTCGCGCTGCTGTTCGTCCTGCCGTTCGTCTTCGTCTTCCTGACGTCGGTGATGAGCGACTCCCAGGCGATGAGCGGCGAGCTGTGGCCCGACTCCTGGAACTGGTCGAACTACAAGACGGTGTTCGACACCCCGGGCTTCCTGGAGTGGTGGCGCAACTCCCTGCTGTACGCGGGCCTCGGCACGCTCCTCACGGTCTGCTCGGCGATACCCGTGGCGTACGCGCTCGCCAAGTTCCGCTTCCGCGGCCGGCGCACCGCGATGCTGCTGGTCATCTCGACGATGATGCTGCCGCCGCAGGTCATCGTGATCCCGATGTACCTGGTCTGGGCGCAGCAGCTGCACCTGTCGGGCACGCTGTGGCCGCTGATCATCCCGATGGCGTTCGGCGACGCGTACTCGATCTTCCTCCTGCGGCAGTTCCTGCTGACCATCCCGAAGGAGTACATCGAGTCGGCGAAGGTGGACGGCTGCGGCGAGTTCCGTACGCTCGTCAAGATCGTCGTACCGATGGCCAAGCCGGGCATCGCCGCCATCGCGCTCTTCCAGTTCTTCTACTGCTGGAACGACTACTTCGGGCCGCAGATCTACGCGGCCCAGAACCCGGGCGCGTGGACACTGAGTTACGGCCTCGAATCGTTCAAGAGCGCCCACAGCGTCAACTGGAACCTGACGATGGCCGCGACGCTGCTCGTGATGGCGCCGGTCATCCTCGTCTTCTTCTTCGCACAAAAGGCCTTCGTCGAAGGCGTCACCCTCACCGGAGTAAAGGGCTGA
- a CDS encoding 6-phospho-beta-glucosidase codes for MKLAVVGGGSTYTPELIDGFARLRDTLPIEELVLVDPAADRLELVGGLARRIFAKQGHPGRIVTTSDVDAGVADADAVLLQLRVGGQAARQQDETWPLECGCVGQETTGAGGLAKALRTVPVVLDIAERVRRTNPNAWIIDFTNPVGIVTRALLQAGHKAVGLCNVAIGFQRKFARLLDVAPGEVHLDHVGLNHLTWETGVRIGGPGGDDVLPKLLEQHGDAVAEDLHMPRELVDRLGVVPSYYLRYYYQHDAVVEELRTKPSRAAEVAAMERELLAMYGDPALDEKPELLAGRGGAFYSEAAVDLAASLLGNGGSPYQVVNTVNNGTLPFLPDDAVVEVQAAVDGSGAKPLAVPALDPLYSGLIANVTAYEDLALDAALRGGRDRVFKALLAHPLVGQYAYAERLTDSLLAHNREHLAWA; via the coding sequence ATGAAGCTCGCAGTGGTCGGCGGAGGGTCGACCTACACACCCGAACTCATCGACGGATTCGCGCGGTTGAGGGACACCCTGCCGATCGAGGAACTGGTCCTGGTCGACCCGGCCGCCGACCGTCTGGAACTGGTGGGCGGCCTCGCGCGGCGCATCTTCGCCAAGCAGGGCCACCCGGGCCGCATCGTCACCACCTCCGACGTGGACGCGGGCGTCGCGGACGCCGACGCGGTCCTGCTGCAACTGCGCGTCGGCGGGCAGGCGGCCCGGCAGCAGGACGAGACCTGGCCGCTGGAGTGCGGCTGCGTCGGCCAGGAGACGACCGGCGCGGGCGGCCTCGCGAAGGCGCTGCGCACGGTCCCGGTCGTCCTGGACATCGCTGAGCGCGTACGCCGCACCAACCCGAACGCCTGGATCATCGACTTCACCAACCCGGTGGGCATCGTCACGCGGGCGCTGCTCCAGGCCGGGCACAAGGCGGTCGGGCTGTGCAACGTGGCGATCGGCTTCCAGCGGAAGTTCGCGAGGCTGCTCGACGTCGCGCCGGGCGAGGTGCACCTCGATCACGTGGGGCTCAACCACCTGACGTGGGAGACGGGCGTACGCATCGGGGGGCCCGGTGGCGACGACGTGCTGCCGAAGCTCTTGGAGCAGCACGGGGACGCCGTCGCCGAGGACCTTCACATGCCGCGCGAGCTGGTCGACCGGCTCGGCGTCGTGCCCTCGTACTACCTGCGCTACTACTACCAGCACGACGCGGTCGTCGAGGAGCTGCGGACGAAGCCGTCACGCGCCGCCGAAGTAGCCGCGATGGAGCGGGAGTTGCTGGCAATGTACGGCGACCCGGCACTCGACGAGAAGCCGGAGCTGCTCGCCGGGCGCGGTGGCGCGTTCTACTCCGAGGCGGCCGTGGACCTCGCGGCTTCGCTGCTGGGCAACGGCGGCAGCCCGTACCAGGTGGTGAACACCGTCAACAACGGCACGCTGCCCTTCCTCCCCGACGACGCGGTCGTCGAGGTCCAGGCGGCCGTGGACGGCTCGGGCGCCAAGCCCCTGGCCGTGCCCGCCCTCGACCCGCTGTACTCGGGCCTGATCGCGAACGTCACGGCGTACGAGGACCTGGCGCTGGACGCGGCCCTGCGCGGCGGCCGCGACCGCGTCTTCAAGGCGCTGCTCGCCCACCCGCTGGTCGGCCAGTACGCGTACGCGGAGAGGCTCACCGACAGCCTCCTCGCGCACAACCGGGAGCACCTGGCGTGGGCGTAG
- a CDS encoding N-acetylglucosamine kinase — protein sequence MGVGTSVLAIDAGNSKTDVAVIDTEGRITGTARGGGFQPPLVGVEPAVDVLAEAVARALAEAGADSVGHVSACLANADLPVEERQLAEALRRRGWGASVEVRNDTFAVLRAGLLEDAEPRGVAVVCGAGINCVGMLPDGRTARFPAIGRISGDWGGGGGLAEEALWHAARAEDGRGGPTALRETLPAHFGLPSMYALIEALHLGRLSPARRHELTPVLFATAAAGDAVARSLVDRMADEVVAMSTVALDRLGLLGEEAPVVLGGSVLAARHPQLDDRVRALLSERAPKAEPRVVTARPVLGAALLGLDQVGAPAQVHARVRAHYESGVHRR from the coding sequence GTGGGCGTAGGCACGAGCGTGCTCGCGATCGACGCGGGCAACAGCAAGACCGACGTCGCGGTGATCGATACCGAAGGACGGATCACCGGCACGGCACGCGGCGGCGGGTTCCAGCCACCTCTCGTCGGCGTCGAGCCCGCGGTGGACGTGCTCGCGGAGGCGGTGGCGCGGGCGCTCGCCGAGGCGGGCGCCGACTCCGTGGGCCATGTGTCCGCCTGCCTGGCCAACGCCGATCTTCCGGTCGAGGAGAGGCAGTTGGCGGAGGCGCTGCGCCGGCGCGGCTGGGGCGCCTCCGTCGAGGTGCGCAACGACACCTTCGCCGTGCTGCGCGCCGGGCTCCTGGAGGACGCGGAGCCGCGGGGCGTGGCCGTGGTGTGCGGAGCGGGCATCAACTGCGTGGGCATGCTGCCGGACGGCCGCACCGCCCGCTTCCCCGCGATCGGCAGGATCTCCGGCGACTGGGGCGGGGGCGGCGGCCTCGCCGAGGAGGCGCTGTGGCACGCGGCACGGGCCGAGGACGGCCGCGGCGGGCCGACCGCGCTGCGCGAGACGCTGCCCGCGCACTTCGGCCTGCCGTCCATGTACGCGCTGATCGAGGCGCTGCACCTGGGGCGCCTCTCCCCCGCCAGGCGGCATGAGTTGACGCCGGTCCTCTTCGCCACCGCCGCCGCGGGTGACGCGGTGGCGCGCTCGCTGGTGGACCGGATGGCCGACGAGGTCGTCGCGATGTCGACCGTGGCCCTGGACCGCCTGGGCCTGCTCGGCGAGGAGGCCCCTGTCGTGCTCGGCGGCAGCGTCCTTGCGGCCCGCCATCCCCAACTGGACGACCGCGTCAGGGCGTTGCTCTCCGAGCGGGCTCCCAAGGCGGAGCCCCGGGTGGTCACGGCCCGGCCGGTCCTGGGCGCGGCCCTGCTCGGCCTCGACCAGGTGGGCGCGCCCGCGCAGGTGCACGCACGCGTGCGGGCGCATTACGAATCCGGCGTGCACCGGCGCTGA
- a CDS encoding glutamate ABC transporter substrate-binding protein, translating into MRTRRGTRRLRGWGGVGAMGAACALTGALVLALPSQQSGGRTGSGGSGVTVAAPARADADDCNDQSLRPSDKDGPTIDAIKNREVKKLIVGVDQNSYRWGYRDPNKKGGELEGFDIDLAREIAEEIFGDRDAIVFRAIPTNQRIPAIKSGQVDMVVRTMTVNCERLKDVDFSTGYFETGQQVLAPKKSDDITGYNASLKGKKVCSAAGSIALEELEKEDFGADISTTVPNQLDCLVRLQLGEVDAVVTDSALAAGQAAQDPTVELKGEEPFTTEHYGVAMKKGSDDLVRRVNKVLDDYREDKKNGWRKSYDKWLKGGLGKVSGPPDPEYRD; encoded by the coding sequence ATGCGGACACGACGTGGCACGAGGAGGCTGCGCGGCTGGGGCGGGGTCGGCGCGATGGGCGCGGCCTGCGCCCTGACGGGGGCGCTCGTGCTGGCCCTTCCCTCGCAGCAGAGCGGTGGCCGGACAGGGAGCGGCGGCTCGGGCGTGACGGTGGCCGCACCCGCGCGGGCGGACGCCGACGACTGCAACGACCAGAGCCTGCGCCCGTCCGACAAGGACGGCCCGACGATCGACGCCATCAAGAACCGCGAGGTCAAGAAGCTCATCGTCGGCGTCGACCAGAACAGCTACCGCTGGGGCTACCGCGATCCGAACAAGAAGGGCGGGGAGCTGGAAGGATTCGACATCGACCTCGCGCGGGAGATCGCCGAGGAGATCTTCGGCGACCGTGACGCCATCGTCTTCCGCGCCATACCGACCAACCAGCGCATCCCCGCGATCAAGAGCGGCCAGGTCGACATGGTCGTACGCACCATGACGGTCAACTGCGAGCGTCTGAAGGACGTCGACTTCTCCACCGGATACTTCGAGACGGGGCAGCAGGTGCTCGCCCCCAAGAAGTCCGACGACATCACGGGCTACAACGCATCGCTCAAGGGCAAGAAGGTCTGTTCCGCGGCGGGCTCCATCGCCCTGGAGGAGCTGGAGAAGGAGGACTTCGGCGCCGACATCTCCACCACCGTGCCCAACCAGCTCGACTGCCTCGTACGGCTCCAGCTCGGCGAGGTGGACGCCGTGGTGACCGACAGCGCGCTCGCCGCGGGCCAGGCCGCGCAGGACCCCACGGTCGAACTCAAGGGCGAGGAGCCCTTCACCACGGAGCACTACGGCGTGGCGATGAAGAAGGGCTCGGACGACCTGGTCCGCCGGGTCAACAAGGTCCTCGACGACTACCGCGAGGACAAGAAGAACGGCTGGCGGAAGTCGTACGACAAGTGGCTCAAGGGGGGCCTCGGCAAGGTGTCGGGCCCGCCGGACCCGGAGTACCGCGACTGA